Proteins co-encoded in one Anopheles moucheti chromosome X, idAnoMoucSN_F20_07, whole genome shotgun sequence genomic window:
- the LOC128307071 gene encoding uncharacterized protein LOC128307071, translating to MRNFDTYIIRCNHRRTPMIRSFWKRYRVVIIFPALAFGSIAADYSYTRQWKKARLEHNKQQVQHA from the exons ATGCGCAATTTTGACACTTACATAATTCGGTGCAACCATCGGAGAACG CCAATGATTCGCAGCTTTTGGAAACGCTACAGGGTCGTGATCATCTTTCCAGCGCTAGCGTTCGGCTCGATTGCGGCAGACTACAGCTACACCCGGCAGTGGAAGAAGGCTCGGCTGGAGCATAACAAACAGCAGGTTCAGCACGCGTAA
- the LOC128306798 gene encoding syntaxin-16, translating to MSHRNLTELFHMLRNNAVHNRNVGYENHSDNENLLEPAGKSGEQPRWIGKYDEANYLLFKIQERINEVKKLQTAEVRSVLSDENSTSSSTTEGLMMEIKQLICRCHDNINSLRRLDNGLEEMLLKNIQKHCLIMLQGLTEQYRQLQAHKTARTLKANEPSLSVVGPSGIGGSNSSSNSNSTILRNTSSNPVDTFDNFLQMESDGRGAGFDDDGDDQQLLDDFFQLPATGLTINQKQIMLIQADNTKQLKSREDEVLRMTNSLTDLNVIFKDISKLIQEQGTILDRIDYNIESAQVRVSDGLRQLQKSESYQRKNRKMHCIMLLAFAIMFMIILIIFTKL from the exons ATGTCCCATCGCAATTTGACCGAACTGTTTCACATGCTGCGAAACAATGCTGTGCACAACCGGAACGTTGGCTATGAAAAT CACTCAGACAACGAAAATCTACTCGAGCCAGCCGGAAAATCtggcgagcagccacgatggaTCGGAAAATACGACGAAGCGAACTATTTGCTGTTCAA GATTCAGGAGCGCATTAACGAAGTAAAAAAGCTCCAAACGGCCGAAGTACGTTCGGTACTGAGTGATGAAAACTCCACGAGTAGCAGCACG aCTGAAGGCTTGATGATGGAAATAAAGCAATTGATTTGCAGATGTCACGATAACATCAACTCTTTACGCCGCTTGGATAATG GACTCGAAGAAATGCtgttaaaaaatatacaaaaacaCTGTTTGATTATGTTGCAGGGCTTAACGGAGCAGTATCGACAACTGCAAGCACATAAGACGGCTCGTACGCTGAAAGCCAACGAGCCAAGTTTGTCGGTAGTTGGTCCAAGTGGTATTGGTGGCAGCAATAGCAGTAGTAATAGCAATAGCACGATCCTTCGAAACACCTCCTCCAATCCGGTCGACACGTTCGATAACTTTCTGCAGATGGAATCGGATGGGCGCGGAGCCGGATTCGACGATGACGGGGACGATCAGCAGCTATTGGACGATTTCTTTCAGCTGCCCGCGACCGGGCTCACCATCAACCAGAAGCAAATAATGTTGATACAGGCGGACAACACGAAGCAGTTGAAAAGCCGGGAGGATGAGGTGCTGCGCATGACGAACTCGCTTACCGACCTCAACGTCATCTTTAAGGACATCTCGAAGCTGATACAGGAGCAGGGCACGATACTGGACCGGATCGACTATAATATCGAATCGGCCCAGGTGCGCGTCAGCGATGGGTTGCGCCAGTTGCAAAAGTCCGAATCGTACCAGCGCAAGAATCGGAAAATGCATTGCATAATGCTGCTCGCGTTTGCCATTATGTTTATGAtaatattgattatttttaccAAACTGTAA
- the LOC128306799 gene encoding cytochrome c oxidase subunit 6A, mitochondrial gives MSLVSHILRRSISQSIARNAQVGGPSAVAGHEAGGYKVWKKLSFFVAMPAVGLCMLNAYLKHQEEHGHPQPEFVKYEHLRIRNKRFPWGEGNKSLFHNPHTNALPDGYEH, from the exons ATGTCGCTGGTTTCGCACATTCTGCGCCGTTCCATCTCGCAATCAATTGCCCGCAATGCCCAGGTCGGTGGACCGTCTGCCGTGGCTGGCCATGAAG CCGGAGGCTACAAGGTGTGGAAGAAGCTATCGTTCTTCGTGGCCATGCCCGCTGTCGGCCTGTGCATGCTGAACGCTTACCTGAAGCACCAGGAAGAGCACGGACATCCGCAACCGGAGTTTGTCAAGTACGAGCATCTGCGCATCCGGAACAAGCGTTTCCCGTGGGGCGAAGGCAACAAGAGCCTGTTCCACAACCCGCACACCAACGCACTGCCGGACGGTTACGAGCACTAG
- the LOC128306346 gene encoding small ubiquitin-related modifier 3-like isoform X2, with protein sequence MADEKKVRSETEHINLKVLGQDNAVVQFKIKKHTPLRKLMNAYCDRAGLSMQVVRFRFDGQPINENDTPTTLDMEEGDTIEVYQQQTGGGTA encoded by the exons ATGGCTGACGAAAAGAAGGTAC GCTCTGAGACCGAACATATCAACCTGAAGGTACTGGGACAGGACAATGCGGTGGTACagttcaaaattaaaaagcACACACCACTTCGCAAGCTTATGAACGCCTACTGCGATCGTGCG GGTCTTTCGATGCAGGTAGTGCGCTTCCGATTCGACGGGCAACCAATCAACGAAAATGATACACCGACAACGCTGGACATGGAGGAAGGCGACACAATTGAAGTCTACCAGCAACAGACCGGCGGCGGCACGGCTTAA
- the LOC128306346 gene encoding small ubiquitin-related modifier 3-like isoform X1 produces MADEKKVAKGSETEHINLKVLGQDNAVVQFKIKKHTPLRKLMNAYCDRAGLSMQVVRFRFDGQPINENDTPTTLDMEEGDTIEVYQQQTGGGTA; encoded by the exons ATGGCTGACGAAAAGAAG GTTGCGAAAGGCTCTGAGACCGAACATATCAACCTGAAGGTACTGGGACAGGACAATGCGGTGGTACagttcaaaattaaaaagcACACACCACTTCGCAAGCTTATGAACGCCTACTGCGATCGTGCG GGTCTTTCGATGCAGGTAGTGCGCTTCCGATTCGACGGGCAACCAATCAACGAAAATGATACACCGACAACGCTGGACATGGAGGAAGGCGACACAATTGAAGTCTACCAGCAACAGACCGGCGGCGGCACGGCTTAA
- the LOC128306345 gene encoding glutathione hydrolase 1 proenzyme-like: MYETAAICSDSDICSNIGRDLLKRNGSAVDATIGTMFCAGLTNLQSMGLGGGFVMNIYRRQEHRAYTLDAREIAAGHAVEDMHLHDPSTTNEGPLSVAVPGELKGYWEAHQRFGHLPWSEVLRPTQELCRQGIPISKHMQDSLSFNSKALADEQIRELFTDPATGRRKLQGDFIRPTKLCDTLDQIALEGGDTLYQGNLANDFAADLHDMGSIITVDDLRSYSVRWNESIPIDLGGDTMYVVPPPASGVLLAFIMNILKGYHFQPDDASSIEDTIRTVHRIVEAFKFAYGKRTEIGDPRFVDVAELTANLTSVEYAEVIRTRIEDAMTRTEPADYDGFFFTPNNDGTAHISVLAPSGDAVSATSSVNFYFGAGLMGQRTGIIVNSGMDDFSSPGLRNYFGLPGSKANFIRPHKRALSSMSPTIVTDPAHNVKLVIGAAGGTKITTAVALTIMRVLWFGYDIKEAIDAPRFHHQLIPMAIQYEYGNLDLIVKGLQSKGHRTTRYRERGSIICAIAQNASGVYANADYRKGGDVAGF; encoded by the exons ATGTACGAAACGGCGGCCATCTGCTCAGATTCGGACATCTGCAGTAACATTGGTCG AGACCTGTTGAAACGGAATGGATCCGCAGTCGATGCCACTATCGGCACTATGTTCTGTGCCGGGCTTACCAACCTGCAGTCGATGGGCTTGGGCGGTGGGTTCGTGATGAACATCTACCGACGCCAGGAGCATCGAGCCTACACGCTGGATGCACGGGAAATTGCAGCCGGCCACGCAGTGGAAGATATGCATCTGCACGATCCAAGCACCACGAACGAAGGTCCACTGTCGGTCGCTGTACCCGGTGAGCTGAAGGGTTACTGGGAGGCCCATCAGCGATTTGGCCATCTGCCCTGGAGCGAGGTGTTACGTCCCACGCAGGAACTCTGTCGGCAGGGTATACCAATCTCCAAGCACATGCAGGATTCCCTATCGTTCAATTCCAAAGCACTCGCCGACGAACAGATCAG GGAGCTATTTACGGATCCAGCAACCGGAAGGCGAAAGCTACAGGGGGATTTCATACGACCAACGAAGCTGTGCGACACACTCGATCAAATCGCGCTAGAGGGCGGTGACACGCTATATCAGGGTAACCTAGCGAACGACTTTGCCGCGGATCTTCACGATATGGGCAGCATCATCACGGTGGATGATTTACGGAGCTATAG TGTGCGGTGGAATGAATCCATACCAATCGATCTGGGCGGGGACACGATGTACGTGGTGCCACCACCGGCAAGCGGTGTCTTGCTAGCATTCATCATGAACATCCTCAAAGGATATCACTTCCAGCCGGACGATGCAAGCAGCATCGAGGACACCATCCGTACGGTGCATCGCATCGTGGAGGCATTCAAATTTGCGTACGGCAAACGAACGGAAATTGGTGACCCTCGGTTCGTAGATGTCGCTGAG CTCACTGCAAATCTTACCTCAGTGGAGTACGCAGAAGTCATCAGAACGCGTATAGAAGACGCCATGACACGAACGGAACCGGCAGATTATGATGGATTCTTCTTTACGCCGAACAATGACGGAACCGCACACATATCAGTGCTAG CACCATCCGGAGATGCAGTATCGGCGACCAGTTCGGTGAACTTTTA CTTCGGGGCAGGCTTGATGGGGCAGCGTACCGGCATTATCGTCAACAGTGGCATGGATGATTTTTCGTCGCCCGGTTTGCGCAACTACTTTGGACTGCCCGGGTCAAAGGCAAACTTCATACGACCCCACAAGCGGGCACTTTCGTCCATGTCGCCCACGATCGTGACGGATCCGGCACACAACGTCAAGCTGGTAATTGGAGCAGCCGGTGGGACAAAAATTACCACGGCCGTCGCACTG ACGATAATGCGCGTGCTTTGGTTTGGGTATGACATCAAGGAAGCGATCGATGCACCCCGATTTCATCATCAACTCATCCCGATGGCAATACAGTATGAGTACGGCAATCTGGAT CTCATCGTGAAGGGATTGCAGAGCAAAGGACATCGAACGACACGTTACCGAGAGCGTGGCTCGATTATTTGTGCAATCGCCCAGAACGCATCCGGGGTGTATGCGAATGCTGACTACCGTAAAGGTGGTGACGTGGCAGGATTCTAA